Proteins from one Malaya genurostris strain Urasoe2022 chromosome 2, Malgen_1.1, whole genome shotgun sequence genomic window:
- the LOC131429688 gene encoding zinc finger CCHC domain-containing protein 10: MHLGALKLAQKQKEAKIAAAFPKGIRCQKCLEFGHWSYECKGKRKYVHRSSRTQVLKKNLNKLENQTANTTSNSNVKHQIKESRPVSSSSSSSDSDSDSSSSSESSSESSDSESSSSSDSDSSSSTSSDSDGKPYDDKRRKRKKM, from the exons ATGCATTTAGGAGCGCTCAAATTGGCACAAAAACAAAA AGAAGCCAAAATTGCGGCAGCCTTTCCTAAGGGAATTCGGTGTCAGAAATGTCTCGAATTTGGTCACTGGAGTTATGAGTGCAAGGGCAAACGGAAATATGTTCACAGGTCTTCCCGTACTCAAGTACTAAAGAAAAACCTGAACAAACTTGAAAACCAAAC GGCAAATACAACCAGCAACTCAAATGTAAAGCATCAAATAAAAGAAAGTAGACCAGTGTCATCAAGCAGTTCAAGTAGTGACTCCGATAGTGACTCCTCGAGTTCTTCTGAATCTTCGTCTGAATCAAGCGACAGCGAAAGTAGTTCGAGCAGTGATAGTGATTCGAGTTCGTCTACTTCATCCGATTCCGATGGTAAACCATATGATGATAAAcgtcgaaaaagaaaaaagatgtag